The window GCTGACCGGCAGCTGTAACCTCTACGTCGAGGCGGTCGGGACCGGGACGAGCGACACCGTCCGCATCACCGACGCGCTCCACGAGACCGGCCTCTCGATCGACAGCTCCGAGATCATGCGCCAGCGCCGGGTCCAGCCGTTCAACCACTTCTTCTTCACTGACCCCTACGGTACCGGGGAGAGCGAGGCGGGAGACGAGTGATCGATCGGCCCGACCGCGCCGGTTGTGGAAAGCGCAGTTTCGCCGTCAGCGGATTCGGATCGTCACATCGGCGGCTGTGGGATCCGCGATTACCCCGACGCCGACTGGACATTCCATAATAAGTGATATATTCTACAAATAACATTTATGCCGCTCACCGCGCTCCGTTCTGGTATGGCAAACCAACTGTCCGACGGCAACCCGTCGGAGATCGACGTCGGTGGTGATCGGCAAGACGGCCTCTTCGACGCCCTGTCCGACCCCCAGCGTCGCTTCGCGCTCCAGTACCTCCGGCGCACGGACGCGCCCGTCTCGGTCGACGAACTGGTGACGGAACTGGTCGCGTGGGAAGTCGGGCGGCCGGTGACCGAGCGCACGAGCGTCGACAGGGGCGCGGTCGAGATCGCACTGGTACACAAACACCTCCCGAAACTGGCCGAGATCG of the Halomicrobium salinisoli genome contains:
- a CDS encoding DUF7344 domain-containing protein; its protein translation is MANQLSDGNPSEIDVGGDRQDGLFDALSDPQRRFALQYLRRTDAPVSVDELVTELVAWEVGRPVTERTSVDRGAVEIALVHKHLPKLAEIGFVSYDAETGFVVLADRTDEVRAHLEVMTTD